Proteins encoded by one window of bacterium:
- a CDS encoding TIGR00282 family metallophosphoesterase codes for METKILVIGDVYGRPGRHAIREGLKDIQDEYGVDYTIINGENAAGGKGMTEEICSDFFNWGADVISSGNHVRAKKEIDQVLKTNPAVLRPYNYPEKVPGVGIHVGKARNHQAVATINILGRVHMADVACPFTKAMEAIKEAKKQANIVMVDFHAEATSEKRAMGWFLNGKVSAVVGTHTHVPTADAEILPNKTAYITDLGMTGPYNSVIGLKTELALERFLNNNRKKFEVAKGDVRLCGAVITVEDSGEAIAIEQVIHKIELNDK; via the coding sequence GGCCGCCCAGGTCGACATGCTATTAGAGAAGGTTTGAAGGATATTCAAGATGAGTATGGTGTTGACTACACCATTATCAATGGTGAAAATGCTGCTGGGGGCAAAGGAATGACAGAAGAAATTTGTTCTGATTTTTTCAATTGGGGCGCGGATGTCATTAGTTCTGGTAATCATGTCAGAGCAAAAAAAGAAATTGATCAAGTTTTAAAAACCAATCCTGCGGTGTTGCGTCCTTACAATTATCCTGAAAAAGTTCCTGGTGTGGGTATACATGTGGGAAAAGCAAGAAACCATCAAGCCGTTGCAACCATTAATATTTTAGGACGTGTGCACATGGCTGATGTAGCCTGTCCTTTTACCAAAGCCATGGAGGCCATTAAGGAAGCAAAAAAACAAGCGAATATCGTGATGGTTGATTTTCATGCTGAAGCAACCTCAGAAAAAAGAGCCATGGGCTGGTTTCTTAATGGAAAAGTCAGTGCCGTTGTTGGTACGCATACGCATGTTCCAACAGCAGATGCAGAAATACTACCTAATAAAACAGCCTATATCACAGACTTGGGTATGACGGGACCCTATAATTCTGTAATAGGTTTAAAAACAGAGTTAGCTTTGGAACGTTTTTTAAACAATAATAGAAAAAAGTTTGAAGTGGCCAAGGGTGATGTGCGCCTATGTGGTGCCGTTATTACAGTTGAAGATAGTGGTGAAGCTATTGCGATTGAGCAAGTTATACATAAAATAGAGCTTAATGATAAATAG